In a single window of the Streptomyces sp. NBC_00285 genome:
- a CDS encoding GNAT family N-acetyltransferase: MTDLVIRALGERDAHLFDTLPDPLGNGESHRLTRHRPDWKRVALRDGRVVARGAWWGGPDDTEPLNVNWFDVAEGEEEAGAELLRTAPWQVELEMNLPAGWREDPELRAAAATRFSALEAAGYELLVERFLYRWTPECGLPERPGRLTFRSEPDDAVFFDLLRRIHSATLDAHALKAIEEGGLDTAAQEELDFFHWCPSPREWWQIAHTPQGDVAGIHIPTHNPSGPCVGFIGVLPEQRGHGYAYDLLAECTHHLVERGAEFVSGATDQGNFPMAANFSKAGYPVVRERLNHRPTHTR; the protein is encoded by the coding sequence ATGACCGATCTGGTCATCCGCGCGCTCGGCGAGCGCGACGCACACCTTTTCGACACCCTTCCCGACCCCCTCGGCAACGGCGAGTCCCACCGGCTCACCCGCCACCGCCCCGACTGGAAACGCGTCGCCCTCCGCGACGGCAGGGTCGTGGCCCGCGGCGCCTGGTGGGGCGGCCCCGACGACACCGAGCCCCTCAACGTCAACTGGTTCGACGTCGCCGAGGGTGAGGAGGAGGCCGGCGCCGAACTCCTGCGCACCGCACCCTGGCAGGTCGAACTGGAGATGAACCTGCCCGCCGGCTGGCGCGAGGACCCGGAGCTGCGCGCCGCTGCCGCAACCCGGTTCAGCGCCCTGGAGGCGGCCGGATACGAGCTCCTGGTGGAGCGGTTCCTGTACCGGTGGACACCGGAGTGCGGGCTGCCCGAGCGGCCCGGACGTCTCACGTTCCGGTCCGAACCGGACGACGCGGTCTTCTTCGACCTGCTGCGCCGCATCCACTCCGCCACCCTGGACGCGCACGCCCTCAAAGCCATCGAGGAGGGCGGACTCGACACGGCGGCCCAGGAGGAACTGGACTTCTTCCACTGGTGTCCCTCGCCCCGCGAGTGGTGGCAGATCGCCCACACGCCTCAGGGGGACGTCGCCGGGATCCACATTCCGACGCACAATCCGTCGGGTCCCTGCGTGGGGTTCATCGGGGTCCTACCGGAACAGCGGGGGCACGGCTACGCCTACGACCTGCTGGCCGAGTGCACCCATCATCTCGTCGAGCGGGGCGCCGAGTTCGTCTCCGGTGCGACGGACCAGGGGAACTTCCCGATGGCCGCGAACTTCTCCAAGGCGGGCTATCCGGTGGTCCGGGAACGCCTGAACCACCGGCCGACGCACACCCGGTGA
- a CDS encoding Gfo/Idh/MocA family protein → MRIGLLGTGPWARMTHAPALGAHPELDFAGVWGRRPDAAKELADEHGTRAYDDVDALFADVDAVAIALPPAVQADLAVRAARAGCHLLLDKPLATTVEQGRAVVEAVRESGVASVVFFTSRFLAETETWIGEQAGVEGWFTARAEWFGSVFTTESPFADSPWRREKGALWDVGPHALSVLLPILGEVRAVAAAAHGPGDTVHLVLRHTGGASSALTLSLTAPPAAAGAGVELRGAGGVALLPESSEGVVPAVLRAVNGLLAAARTGQAHPCDAAFGLRVTEILTEAEALLERSGGTGA, encoded by the coding sequence ATGCGTATCGGACTGCTCGGCACCGGCCCCTGGGCCCGGATGACCCACGCCCCCGCGCTCGGCGCGCATCCCGAACTGGACTTCGCCGGGGTGTGGGGCCGTCGCCCGGACGCCGCCAAGGAGCTGGCCGACGAGCACGGCACGCGTGCGTACGACGACGTCGACGCGCTGTTCGCCGACGTGGACGCCGTCGCCATCGCCCTGCCGCCTGCCGTCCAGGCCGATCTCGCGGTGCGGGCGGCCCGGGCGGGATGTCATCTGCTGCTGGACAAGCCCCTTGCCACGACGGTTGAGCAGGGGCGGGCGGTGGTCGAGGCGGTCCGGGAGAGCGGGGTCGCCTCGGTGGTGTTCTTCACCTCCCGCTTCCTGGCCGAGACCGAGACGTGGATCGGTGAACAGGCGGGCGTGGAGGGGTGGTTCACGGCGCGGGCCGAGTGGTTCGGGTCGGTGTTCACCACCGAGAGCCCGTTCGCCGACTCGCCGTGGCGCCGGGAGAAGGGCGCCCTGTGGGACGTCGGACCGCATGCGCTGTCGGTGCTGCTGCCGATCCTGGGCGAGGTCCGTGCGGTGGCGGCGGCCGCGCACGGCCCCGGGGACACGGTCCATCTGGTCCTGCGGCACACCGGCGGTGCGTCGAGCGCCCTGACGCTGAGCCTCACGGCTCCGCCGGCGGCCGCGGGAGCGGGCGTGGAGCTGCGGGGCGCGGGTGGCGTCGCCCTGCTCCCCGAGTCGTCGGAGGGCGTCGTGCCCGCCGTGCTGCGGGCCGTCAACGGCCTGCTCGCCGCCGCACGCACCGGGCAGGCTCACCCGTGCGACGCCGCGTTCGGTCTGCGGGTCACCGAGATCCTGACGGAGGCGGAGGCTCTGCTGGAACGGAGCGGGGGAACTGGGGCGTAG